A window from Nocardioides mesophilus encodes these proteins:
- a CDS encoding cytidine deaminase, with the protein MATNPASEQPTTTGLTDPEDLKLVTLARATRARTSAEQGAGVRDLDGRTYAAATVDLPSLRLSAVQVAVAMAVASGARGLEAVLVLGDASAVAEQDLCAVRDFAGAGVPVHLVAPDGTVVGSVRS; encoded by the coding sequence ATGGCGACCAACCCGGCGAGCGAGCAGCCCACAACCACCGGGCTCACTGACCCCGAGGACCTCAAGCTGGTGACGCTGGCCCGGGCCACCCGCGCCCGGACCTCGGCGGAGCAGGGCGCCGGGGTGCGCGACCTGGACGGGCGCACCTACGCCGCGGCCACGGTCGACCTCCCGTCGCTGCGGCTCAGCGCGGTGCAGGTCGCGGTCGCGATGGCCGTGGCATCGGGAGCCCGTGGGCTGGAGGCGGTGCTGGTGCTCGGCGACGCGTCGGCGGTGGCGGAGCAGGACCTCTGCGCGGTGCGGGACTTCGCCGGCGCCGGCGTACCGGTCCACCTCGTCGCCCCGGACGGCACCGTCGTCGGCTCCGTGCGCTCCTGA